In a genomic window of Spirosoma agri:
- a CDS encoding type III polyketide synthase: protein MQSQSDGYINAIGTAVPAYYASQQHAAEFMADLLQFDERDRRRLMTLYRYTRIEKRHTVMADYTRSMGEFTFYPNTPGMEPFPTVTQRMGIYRQEAVPLALKAIESCFASYPDFDPQTITHLITVSCTGLYAPGPDIEIIEALGLPTTTQRLAINFMGCYGAFNGLKAANAIVRSEPDAKVLVVCVELCTIHFQKKTETDYLLSNALFADGSAAVLVESKPRPEQSFRLRSFYCDLLPEGKDAMAWHISDFGFEMTLTAEVPNHIQRGIGQLMKRLLAQCDLSLADIGQYALHPGGRRILEVIEEQLGITAKDDHYAYNVLKQFGNMSSATVLFVLKSVWDDLRSGAVEFDPNRPNILSCAFGPGLTLEAMVLEAMVDESAVGNAYATSESSSALALVS, encoded by the coding sequence ATGCAATCTCAATCAGACGGTTATATCAACGCTATTGGTACCGCCGTACCAGCTTATTACGCTTCTCAACAACATGCAGCCGAGTTTATGGCCGACCTCCTTCAATTTGATGAACGTGATCGGCGTCGGTTAATGACCTTGTACCGCTACACGCGTATCGAGAAGCGGCATACGGTCATGGCCGATTATACGCGGTCGATGGGCGAGTTTACCTTTTATCCGAACACGCCGGGTATGGAACCGTTTCCGACGGTGACCCAGCGAATGGGTATTTACCGTCAGGAAGCTGTACCGTTAGCGTTAAAAGCGATTGAGAGTTGCTTTGCCAGTTACCCCGATTTCGATCCGCAAACCATTACGCATCTTATTACGGTCAGTTGTACGGGTTTGTATGCGCCAGGGCCGGATATTGAGATCATTGAAGCCCTTGGCCTGCCAACAACAACGCAACGACTGGCGATCAATTTCATGGGCTGCTATGGTGCGTTCAATGGACTGAAAGCCGCAAACGCAATTGTCCGGTCAGAGCCGGACGCCAAAGTGCTGGTCGTTTGTGTCGAATTATGCACTATCCACTTCCAGAAAAAGACCGAAACGGACTATCTCCTCTCAAATGCGTTGTTTGCGGATGGTTCAGCGGCTGTTCTGGTCGAAAGTAAGCCGCGGCCCGAACAATCGTTCCGGCTTCGGTCATTCTACTGTGACCTGTTGCCCGAAGGTAAGGATGCCATGGCGTGGCACATTAGTGATTTTGGCTTTGAAATGACCCTAACGGCTGAAGTGCCCAACCACATTCAGCGCGGCATCGGACAGCTTATGAAGCGGCTGCTCGCCCAGTGCGATTTGTCGTTAGCCGATATTGGTCAGTATGCCCTGCATCCTGGTGGCCGTCGAATTCTGGAGGTCATCGAAGAGCAGCTTGGCATTACGGCAAAAGACGACCACTATGCCTATAACGTACTGAAGCAATTTGGGAACATGTCATCGGCAACGGTACTATTCGTGCTGAAATCGGTCTGGGACGACCTTCGGTCGGGAGCCGTTGAATTCGATCCCAATCGGCCCAATATTCTGAGTTGCGCTTTCGGGCCAGGTCTGACGTTAGAAGCAATGGTTCTCGAAGCGATGGTTGATGAGTCAGCGGTAGGTAATGCCTATGCTACGTCAGAATCTTCCAGCGCATTAGCCCTAGTTTCGTAA
- a CDS encoding UbiA family prenyltransferase, which yields MTARTIWLHLRVPFSFFLLPMFWFAVSQSPSPDVDKSIVVLLVVHLLLYPASNAYNSYFDKDEGSIGGLETPPPVDKDLYWVSWVLDGIALLLGMFVNWSFILYLLVYGFVTKAYSHDRIRLKKYPILSWFLISILQGGLTYTMTYIAINDLPVSTITEPKLLFGGLLATLNLMALYPVTQVYQHEEDASRGDMTISRMLGVRGTFVCAVVLYSLSLVGFYRYFEGSYVVLIYLAFLLPAVVFFLRWFWRVYQDSSFANYRTTMRMMWISSIGLNSFFLVLIALTHS from the coding sequence ATGACCGCCCGTACCATTTGGCTACACCTGCGCGTACCCTTCTCCTTTTTCCTATTGCCGATGTTCTGGTTTGCCGTCAGCCAGTCTCCCTCGCCCGACGTTGATAAGTCAATAGTAGTACTACTGGTCGTCCATCTACTGCTCTATCCGGCCAGTAATGCGTACAATAGCTATTTTGACAAGGATGAGGGCAGTATCGGTGGTCTGGAAACACCGCCACCCGTTGACAAAGACTTGTACTGGGTATCGTGGGTGCTGGATGGTATCGCCTTATTGCTTGGCATGTTCGTTAACTGGTCTTTCATACTGTATTTGCTCGTCTATGGATTCGTAACAAAAGCCTATAGTCATGATCGTATCCGACTCAAAAAGTACCCGATTCTTAGCTGGTTCCTGATCAGCATTCTCCAGGGTGGGTTGACCTATACCATGACCTATATAGCCATTAATGATTTACCAGTATCGACCATTACGGAGCCTAAGCTTCTGTTCGGCGGGTTACTGGCTACGTTAAATCTGATGGCGTTATATCCTGTCACCCAGGTTTACCAACACGAAGAGGATGCCAGCCGGGGTGACATGACCATCAGCCGGATGCTGGGTGTGCGGGGAACGTTTGTTTGTGCGGTTGTGCTCTACTCGCTGTCTCTGGTTGGCTTTTACCGGTATTTCGAGGGGAGTTACGTTGTGTTGATCTATCTGGCGTTCTTGTTACCGGCAGTCGTTTTCTTTTTGCGTTGGTTTTGGCGGGTGTACCAAGACAGTAGTTTCGCGAATTATCGTACAACTATGCGCATGATGTGGATCTCGAGTATCGGTCTGAACAGTTTTTTCTTAGTTTTAATCGCTCTAACTCATTCGTAA
- a CDS encoding tyrosine-type recombinase/integrase — protein sequence MSINRTVTFHVARHSFATNLLIYETDVKTVSSLLGHTSLEHTHKYVRVVESLKQNAVNRLLEIDL from the coding sequence GTGAGCATTAACAGAACTGTTACATTCCATGTCGCGCGCCACTCGTTTGCAACTAATCTATTGATCTACGAGACCGATGTTAAAACGGTTTCTTCTCTCTTGGGACACACCAGTCTAGAGCATACACACAAGTATGTCAGGGTTGTTGAGTCTCTCAAACAAAACGCTGTTAATCGTCTACTTGAGATTGATCTGTGA
- a CDS encoding helix-turn-helix domain-containing protein: protein MDTITMSGADLSQQLQEHGQQLARIKRLLARQKETLILEEDSAYSGSSKSYIYELTSTGAIPHYKPECKTIYFDRAELVSWLKRNRVKTVQEIEQETTTFVLVKGQKGGVSK from the coding sequence ATGGATACAATCACAATGAGCGGGGCTGATCTTAGCCAGCAGTTACAGGAGCATGGGCAACAGTTGGCCCGTATTAAACGGCTATTGGCCAGACAAAAGGAAACGCTGATCTTAGAGGAGGATTCAGCCTATTCAGGTAGTAGTAAGAGCTACATCTATGAGCTGACCTCAACGGGGGCTATCCCGCATTACAAGCCAGAATGTAAAACTATTTACTTCGATCGAGCTGAGTTAGTCAGTTGGCTAAAGCGTAATCGGGTTAAGACCGTTCAGGAAATTGAACAGGAGACCACAACTTTTGTACTGGTAAAGGGGCAAAAAGGAGGGGTAAGCAAATGA
- a CDS encoding zinc-dependent alcohol dehydrogenase — protein MLAMNYRGPRRVRIDSKPYPEIKHPEDAIIRVTRSCICGSDLHLYNGNVPDTRVGMTFGHEFIGIVDQIGPEVHKIKVGDQVLVPFNIACGKCTFCQQGLYGNCHESNTQASAVGGIFGYSHTAGGYDGGQAEYVRVPYANFGPTVIPPDMDPDDAVLLTDVVPTGYQAAEMGGIQPGDTVVVFGAGPVGIMAARCAWLFGAGRVIVLDKVEYRLEFVRNYAPCEAYNFTEMDDPVVFIKKITDWMGADVCIDAVGAEAAGSALQTITGRKLLIQAGSATALHWAINSVKKGGIVSIVGVYGPTDNLVPIGNVVNKGITIRANQASVKRLLPRLIEHVQNGILNPKAMITHRVPLEDVADAYNIFANKLDNCIKPVLIPSTKS, from the coding sequence ATGTTAGCCATGAATTACCGGGGGCCTCGACGAGTCCGCATTGATTCCAAACCTTACCCCGAGATCAAGCACCCCGAGGACGCTATTATACGGGTTACGCGCTCCTGTATTTGTGGCTCTGATCTCCATTTGTACAACGGCAACGTTCCCGACACACGCGTTGGGATGACCTTTGGCCATGAATTTATTGGCATAGTGGATCAGATTGGGCCAGAAGTACACAAGATCAAGGTTGGTGACCAGGTACTGGTTCCCTTCAACATTGCCTGCGGAAAATGCACGTTTTGTCAGCAAGGCCTTTATGGTAACTGTCACGAGTCAAATACGCAGGCCTCGGCAGTAGGCGGCATTTTCGGCTATTCGCACACAGCGGGTGGCTATGATGGCGGTCAGGCAGAATATGTTCGGGTCCCTTACGCCAATTTTGGCCCAACAGTTATTCCGCCGGATATGGACCCCGATGATGCCGTTCTCTTAACGGACGTTGTACCAACAGGCTATCAGGCGGCTGAAATGGGCGGTATACAACCGGGCGATACAGTTGTGGTCTTTGGGGCGGGCCCGGTGGGTATTATGGCCGCCCGGTGCGCCTGGTTGTTCGGAGCCGGACGCGTCATTGTACTCGATAAGGTCGAATACCGGCTGGAATTCGTGCGCAATTACGCGCCTTGTGAGGCCTACAATTTCACGGAGATGGACGACCCGGTGGTATTCATCAAGAAAATAACCGATTGGATGGGCGCGGACGTTTGTATTGATGCGGTAGGCGCGGAAGCGGCTGGCAGTGCTCTGCAAACCATCACCGGACGTAAGTTACTGATACAGGCCGGTTCGGCAACGGCCCTGCACTGGGCGATCAACTCCGTTAAAAAAGGGGGTATTGTTTCGATCGTCGGCGTTTACGGTCCTACCGACAATCTGGTCCCGATCGGAAACGTCGTGAACAAGGGCATTACGATTCGGGCGAATCAGGCTTCGGTAAAACGGTTGCTCCCCCGGCTAATTGAGCATGTGCAAAACGGTATTCTCAATCCTAAAGCGATGATTACCCACCGGGTGCCGCTGGAGGATGTGGCGGATGCTTACAACATTTTTGCCAATAAGCTGGACAACTGCATCAAGCCCGTTCTCATCCCTTCGACCAAAAGCTAA